The following proteins are co-located in the Wenzhouxiangella marina genome:
- a CDS encoding mechanosensitive ion channel family protein, whose amino-acid sequence MNELPAHAQAPAWLPEALTGAWNVLATYPIVLALVVFVVGLGLAVIGRSFVLHWGGKLTARTRNGHDEKLLRIMANLTALIVGYVSLVAAVQVLGLNERVEQIIIRVLMSILILRMMVSAMRAAHVGLAILGQLRDRFRIVEERTLPLFDLVATIGIVGAAAYALLMVWKIDPTAWLASAGVVGIAVGFAARDTLANLFAGFFIIADAPYKLGDYIVLDSGDRGEITKVGIRSTRMLTRDDVEITVPNSAMANAKVYNESGGKWVRFRIRLKVGVAYGSDVDEVVELLEGVAREHDNVCKDPDPRVRMRGFGDSSLDFELLCWVNHPSERGLVTHELYMDIYKALGRAGIEIPFPQRDVWMREAPQSASERGAD is encoded by the coding sequence ATGAATGAGCTTCCAGCGCACGCGCAGGCACCGGCCTGGTTGCCCGAGGCCCTGACCGGCGCCTGGAACGTACTGGCCACCTATCCGATCGTGCTGGCCCTCGTGGTGTTCGTGGTCGGCCTGGGGCTGGCCGTGATCGGGCGGAGCTTCGTGCTCCATTGGGGCGGGAAACTGACCGCCAGGACGCGCAACGGCCACGACGAGAAACTCCTGCGCATCATGGCCAACCTCACGGCCTTGATCGTGGGCTACGTTTCCCTGGTGGCCGCCGTGCAGGTGCTAGGGCTCAATGAACGGGTCGAGCAGATCATCATCCGGGTGCTGATGAGCATCCTGATCCTGCGCATGATGGTTTCGGCGATGCGGGCAGCCCACGTCGGTCTCGCCATCCTCGGCCAGCTGCGTGACCGCTTCAGGATCGTCGAGGAGCGGACGCTGCCCCTGTTCGATCTGGTCGCGACGATCGGCATCGTCGGGGCGGCGGCCTACGCCCTGCTGATGGTCTGGAAGATCGACCCCACCGCCTGGCTTGCCTCGGCCGGCGTGGTCGGGATCGCCGTGGGCTTCGCGGCGCGCGACACCCTGGCCAATCTCTTCGCGGGCTTCTTCATCATCGCCGATGCGCCTTACAAGCTCGGCGACTACATCGTGCTCGATTCCGGCGACCGGGGCGAGATCACCAAGGTCGGTATTCGCTCGACCCGGATGCTGACGCGCGATGACGTCGAGATCACCGTTCCGAATTCGGCGATGGCCAATGCCAAGGTCTACAACGAGTCGGGCGGCAAATGGGTCAGGTTCCGGATTCGCCTGAAGGTCGGCGTGGCCTATGGCTCGGACGTCGATGAAGTCGTCGAACTGCTCGAGGGCGTGGCCCGCGAACATGACAATGTCTGCAAGGATCCGGATCCGAGGGTGCGCATGCGTGGCTTCGGCGACTCCAGCCTGGATTTCGAACTGCTGTGCTGGGTCAACCACCCCTCGGAGCGTGGCCTGGTGACGCACGAGCTCTACATGGACATCTACAAGGCTCTGGGCCGGGCCGGCATCGAGATTCCCTTTCCGCAGCGCGACGTCTGGATGCGCGAGGCGCCGCAGAGCGCCTCGGAACGAGGCGCGGACTGA
- a CDS encoding efflux RND transporter periplasmic adaptor subunit, which translates to MNRLLLVPGALSLLLLAACGSQAPTEQTVTETVEVEQIPVEVEAAHLGSISAFYSATATLESDGRAHIVPRIAGQVVELLAEEGDRVEAGQVLARLDAERLRLELARSEAELSRLQQDLERNREMHARDMISTETFDRLKFEFDAQRAQYELARLELSYSEIKAPISGVVSQRMVWVGNMVNTSEPVFEITALDPLQAVLDVPERELSRLSAGQPALVQVDALPGRSFQGEVVRLSPVIDAQSGTFRVTVELADRSGQLRPGMFGRFSIVYDQRDDVVLVPAEALLTEDGRSAVFVVTDGKAERREVVPGYRNNGHYEITEGLLPGERVVVTGQASLRTGAEVLVLGEPTSALETESLANLDEFSTGDES; encoded by the coding sequence ATGAACAGATTGTTGCTCGTGCCTGGCGCCCTGTCGCTGTTGCTCCTGGCCGCCTGCGGCAGTCAGGCCCCGACCGAACAGACGGTCACCGAGACGGTCGAGGTCGAGCAGATCCCGGTCGAGGTCGAAGCCGCCCATCTGGGCAGCATCTCGGCCTTCTACTCCGCGACCGCCACCCTGGAATCCGATGGTCGGGCGCACATCGTCCCTCGCATTGCCGGCCAGGTGGTCGAACTGCTGGCCGAAGAGGGTGATCGGGTCGAGGCCGGCCAGGTGCTGGCGCGTCTCGACGCCGAGCGCCTGCGCCTGGAGCTGGCGCGCAGCGAGGCGGAACTCAGCCGCCTGCAGCAGGACCTCGAGCGCAATCGCGAAATGCACGCCCGCGACATGATCAGCACCGAGACCTTCGATCGTCTCAAGTTCGAATTCGACGCCCAGCGTGCCCAGTACGAGCTGGCCCGACTGGAGCTGAGCTACAGCGAGATCAAGGCACCCATTTCGGGCGTGGTCTCCCAGCGCATGGTCTGGGTGGGCAATATGGTCAACACGAGCGAGCCGGTGTTCGAGATCACGGCCCTCGATCCCCTGCAGGCCGTCCTCGACGTGCCGGAGCGTGAACTCAGTCGTCTGAGCGCCGGGCAGCCGGCCCTGGTCCAGGTGGATGCGCTGCCGGGTCGTTCCTTCCAGGGTGAAGTGGTCCGCTTGAGCCCGGTCATCGACGCTCAGTCCGGCACCTTCCGAGTGACGGTGGAACTGGCCGATCGCTCCGGTCAGCTGCGCCCGGGGATGTTCGGACGCTTCTCGATCGTCTATGACCAGCGCGACGATGTGGTCCTGGTGCCGGCCGAGGCCCTGCTGACCGAAGACGGTCGATCCGCGGTGTTCGTGGTCACGGACGGCAAGGCCGAGCGTCGCGAGGTCGTCCCCGGTTACCGCAACAACGGTCATTACGAGATCACCGAAGGGCTGCTCCCCGGCGAACGGGTGGTGGTGACCGGCCAGGCGAGCCTGCGCACGGGCGCCGAGGTCCTGGTGCTCGGTGAGCCGACCAGCGCCCTCGAAACCGAGAGCCTCGCCAATCTTGACGAATTCTCGACCGGAGACGAGTCGTGA
- the rimI gene encoding ribosomal protein S18-alanine N-acetyltransferase gives MVAVLSPEPFIREMRRQDIARVLAIEEASYEFPWTRGIFADCLRVGYRCKLLELEQSPAAYAIVSHALDEAHLLNLCVAGEFRRRGLARILLGQVIAEMRIVGAARLFLEVRPSNQGALRLYESMRFRRIGRRPGYYPAHEGREDALVMVHHLDEDGLESAD, from the coding sequence ATGGTCGCGGTTCTGAGTCCCGAGCCCTTCATCCGGGAAATGCGCCGGCAGGACATCGCACGAGTGCTCGCCATCGAGGAAGCCAGCTACGAGTTTCCCTGGACGCGCGGCATCTTCGCCGATTGCCTGAGGGTCGGCTATCGCTGCAAGCTGCTCGAACTCGAGCAGAGCCCGGCGGCCTACGCCATCGTCTCGCACGCGCTCGACGAGGCGCACCTGCTCAATCTCTGCGTGGCCGGCGAGTTCCGTCGCCGCGGCCTCGCCCGCATTCTGCTCGGGCAGGTGATCGCCGAGATGCGCATCGTCGGGGCCGCGCGGCTGTTTCTGGAAGTTCGCCCGAGCAATCAGGGTGCGCTGCGCCTGTATGAATCGATGCGCTTCCGGCGCATCGGCCGGCGTCCGGGCTACTACCCGGCCCACGAGGGACGCGAAGATGCCCTGGTCATGGTCCATCACCTCGATGAGGACGGCTTGGAGTCCGCCGACTGA
- the pssA gene encoding CDP-diacylglycerol--serine O-phosphatidyltransferase, with protein sequence MTDSNPRRGLARGAFLLPNALTTGALMAGFYAIIAAIGDQPVAACVAVVIAGMLDGVDGRVARLTNTQSDFGVQYDSLSDMVSFGIAPAILVFTWVLDGLGQPDTVADKLGWLGAFFYAACGALRLARFNTQAGVADKRYFQGLASPAAAGTMVSTIWFCESRAIDPELVAWPMFLLTVALGTLMVSRVRYFSFKAWPISDRVPFAWIFLVLVVLVMLAVDPPAVLFTIGMVYLISGPLLTARGRYQQRRRRRREGRDDPA encoded by the coding sequence GTGACCGATTCCAATCCGCGCCGGGGCCTGGCCCGAGGCGCCTTTCTGCTGCCCAATGCGCTGACGACCGGCGCCTTGATGGCCGGCTTCTACGCCATCATCGCGGCGATCGGCGATCAGCCGGTGGCGGCCTGTGTGGCGGTGGTCATCGCCGGCATGCTCGATGGCGTCGATGGGCGGGTCGCGCGCCTGACCAACACCCAGTCCGACTTCGGCGTCCAGTACGACAGCCTGTCCGACATGGTCTCCTTCGGGATCGCGCCGGCCATTCTGGTCTTTACCTGGGTCCTCGACGGGCTTGGCCAGCCCGACACCGTGGCCGACAAGCTCGGCTGGCTGGGCGCCTTCTTCTATGCCGCCTGTGGGGCGCTTCGACTGGCCCGATTCAACACCCAGGCCGGGGTGGCGGACAAGCGCTATTTCCAGGGCCTGGCCAGCCCTGCCGCGGCCGGGACGATGGTCTCGACGATCTGGTTCTGCGAGAGTCGAGCGATCGATCCGGAACTCGTTGCCTGGCCGATGTTCCTGCTGACCGTGGCCCTGGGCACGCTGATGGTGTCGCGGGTTCGCTACTTCAGTTTCAAGGCCTGGCCGATTTCCGATCGCGTGCCCTTCGCCTGGATCTTCCTGGTGCTGGTCGTGCTGGTGATGCTCGCGGTCGACCCGCCCGCCGTGTTGTTCACCATCGGCATGGTCTACCTCATTTCGGGCCCGCTGTTGACCGCGCGGGGCCGTTACCAGCAGCGACGCCGCCGGCGCCGCGAGGGCCGTGATGACCCGGCTTGA
- a CDS encoding efflux RND transporter permease subunit — MKLIRLATRRRVTIAMVTLAVLLFGLVSLSRLDLSLLPDLSYPTLTVRTDFAGAAPAEIESLITRPIEEVVGVVRGVRLVRSISRPGQSDVTLEFLWGTDMDYAALDVRERLETLALPLQADRPLLLRFDPATEPVMRFALARNAEADPAEDGLLPPVAAGDSNTELRLLRRFVDDRLKKDFEGIAGVAAVTVSGGLEDEIQVLLDQYRLAQLDLSAELVAQRLRAENVNLSGGRLEEGDRQFLVRTLNEFQSVEQIDDLIVATREGRPVYLKDVAEVRQGWREREAITRVDGEEMVELAIYREGDTNVVAVARQVDRALARIRDDLPPDLALTRTYDQSVFIRNAISEVVQAAVFGGLLAIAILYLFLRNLRSTVIVGLAIPISVVATFAAMYSSGLTLNIMSLGGIALAIGLLVDNAIVVLENIAARREAGDDWLNAARQGAGEVAGAVVAATLTTIAVFFPLVFVDGVAGQLFRDQALTVTYALLVSLAVALTLIPMLASLGDARRVRGQADDIPPKPQGFFATLRWAIGAGLTIASTLFVRIAGGLIAGLARVLGWVVHPLVRVFNRGYEALARRYPPVLEKALDHRGWTLLAAIGLFAFSLLLIPRLGMELVPSLAQGEFQVEIQLEPGTPLGETDLFMRGLDRFTRQQPGVARADSVAGTGRRLDSNPEEAGEHTGTLNVILDANADEATVTRAIRQYLMAQAGVDFAIRRPELFSFATPLEVEIAGYDLEQLRAVAGRVASRLEASERLSDVRSTVEQGHPEIQIRFDHERAARLGLRADEIADTVVRQVRGEVATRYTWRERRIDVLVRARTEQRDSVERLGQLVVNPGSPRPVTLDAVAELEQVVGPAEIRRIGQQRVAIVSASPGFGDLGAATEEARALLADLSLPSGITLRVAGQSEEMQRAFRSLVVALALAVFLVYLVMASQFESLLHPFVILLSIPLALTGAVLALFVTGSSLSVVVFIGLIMLAGIVVNNAIVLVTRINQLREAGQTRREAIVEAGRARLRPIVMTTLTTTLGLVPLALGLGEGSELRTPMAITVIGGLLLSTLLTLVVIPVVYSLLDRRRTEADLAEGSGA, encoded by the coding sequence GTGAAACTGATTCGCCTGGCCACGCGCCGGCGAGTCACCATCGCGATGGTGACCCTGGCCGTCCTGCTCTTCGGCCTGGTCTCCCTGTCGCGGCTCGATCTGAGCCTGCTGCCGGACCTGAGCTACCCGACGCTCACGGTCCGGACCGATTTCGCCGGCGCCGCGCCGGCGGAGATCGAGAGTCTGATCACTCGCCCCATCGAGGAAGTGGTCGGTGTGGTTCGTGGCGTGCGTCTGGTCCGCTCGATCTCGCGCCCGGGCCAGTCCGACGTCACCCTCGAGTTTCTCTGGGGTACGGACATGGACTACGCCGCCCTCGACGTGCGCGAACGCCTGGAAACCCTGGCCCTGCCGCTGCAGGCCGACCGGCCCCTGCTGCTGCGCTTCGATCCGGCCACCGAACCCGTGATGCGCTTCGCCCTGGCTCGGAACGCGGAGGCGGATCCGGCCGAAGACGGTCTGCTGCCGCCCGTTGCCGCCGGTGATTCGAACACGGAACTGCGCCTGTTGCGCCGCTTCGTCGACGACCGTCTGAAAAAGGACTTCGAAGGCATCGCCGGTGTCGCCGCCGTGACCGTCTCCGGCGGCCTCGAGGACGAGATCCAGGTGCTCCTCGACCAGTACCGCCTGGCCCAGCTCGATCTGAGCGCCGAACTGGTCGCCCAGCGCCTGCGCGCGGAGAACGTGAACCTGTCCGGCGGCCGTCTGGAAGAGGGCGATCGGCAGTTTCTCGTCCGCACCCTCAATGAGTTCCAGAGCGTCGAACAGATCGACGATCTGATCGTCGCCACCCGCGAGGGCCGGCCGGTCTACCTGAAGGACGTGGCCGAGGTTCGCCAGGGCTGGCGCGAGCGTGAAGCGATCACCCGGGTGGATGGCGAGGAGATGGTCGAGCTGGCCATCTACCGGGAAGGCGACACGAATGTCGTCGCCGTCGCCCGCCAGGTCGATCGTGCCCTGGCCCGGATCCGTGATGACCTGCCGCCCGATCTGGCCCTGACGCGTACCTACGACCAGTCGGTCTTCATCCGCAATGCCATTTCCGAAGTCGTCCAGGCGGCGGTCTTCGGGGGCCTGCTGGCGATCGCCATTCTCTATCTGTTCCTCAGGAACCTTCGCTCGACCGTCATCGTCGGCCTGGCGATCCCGATTTCCGTCGTGGCCACCTTCGCGGCCATGTATTCCTCGGGGCTGACCCTGAACATCATGTCTCTCGGCGGCATCGCCCTGGCCATCGGCCTGCTGGTCGACAATGCCATCGTCGTACTCGAGAACATCGCGGCTCGGCGCGAGGCCGGGGATGACTGGCTGAACGCCGCCCGCCAGGGGGCCGGTGAAGTGGCCGGCGCCGTCGTGGCGGCCACCCTGACCACCATCGCCGTATTCTTTCCGCTGGTCTTCGTCGACGGAGTGGCCGGTCAACTATTCCGCGACCAGGCCTTGACCGTGACCTACGCGCTGCTGGTCTCCCTGGCCGTGGCCCTGACCCTGATTCCGATGCTGGCGTCCCTGGGCGATGCCCGTCGCGTCCGTGGACAGGCCGACGACATCCCGCCGAAGCCACAAGGCTTCTTCGCTACGCTGCGTTGGGCGATCGGCGCCGGGCTGACGATCGCATCGACCCTGTTCGTGCGCATCGCCGGTGGCCTGATCGCCGGTCTGGCCAGGGTCCTGGGCTGGGTCGTGCACCCGCTGGTTCGCGTCTTCAATCGCGGCTACGAGGCCCTGGCCCGACGTTACCCGCCGGTGCTGGAAAAGGCCCTGGACCATCGCGGCTGGACCCTGCTCGCTGCCATCGGCCTGTTTGCCTTCTCACTGCTGCTGATCCCGCGACTCGGCATGGAACTGGTGCCGAGTCTCGCTCAGGGTGAGTTCCAGGTCGAGATCCAGCTCGAGCCCGGCACGCCGCTCGGCGAGACCGATCTGTTCATGCGCGGACTCGATCGCTTCACCCGCCAGCAGCCCGGCGTGGCCCGCGCGGACAGCGTGGCCGGCACCGGTCGGCGTCTGGACAGCAATCCGGAAGAAGCCGGGGAGCACACGGGCACCCTCAACGTCATCCTCGACGCCAACGCCGATGAAGCCACAGTGACCCGGGCCATTCGCCAGTATCTGATGGCCCAGGCCGGGGTCGATTTCGCCATTCGCCGTCCCGAGCTGTTCAGCTTCGCCACACCGCTCGAGGTCGAGATCGCCGGCTACGATCTGGAGCAGCTGCGCGCGGTGGCCGGCCGGGTCGCCAGTCGCCTCGAGGCCTCGGAGCGTCTGAGCGATGTGCGCAGCACCGTCGAGCAGGGCCATCCGGAAATCCAGATCCGCTTCGACCATGAACGCGCCGCGCGACTGGGCCTGCGCGCCGACGAAATCGCCGACACGGTGGTTCGCCAGGTGCGCGGAGAGGTGGCGACCCGCTATACCTGGCGCGAACGCCGGATCGATGTGCTGGTCCGTGCCCGCACCGAGCAGCGCGATTCCGTCGAGCGCCTTGGCCAACTCGTCGTCAATCCGGGCTCACCCCGACCGGTGACCCTGGATGCCGTGGCTGAACTGGAACAGGTGGTCGGTCCGGCCGAGATCCGTCGCATCGGTCAGCAGCGCGTGGCCATCGTCTCCGCCAGCCCCGGCTTCGGCGATCTGGGTGCGGCCACGGAAGAGGCCCGCGCCCTGCTGGCTGATCTGTCGCTGCCCTCGGGGATCACGCTGCGCGTGGCCGGTCAGAGCGAGGAGATGCAGCGCGCCTTCCGTTCCCTGGTCGTCGCCCTGGCCCTGGCCGTGTTCCTCGTCTATCTGGTGATGGCCTCCCAGTTCGAGTCCCTGCTGCACCCCTTCGTGATCCTGCTCAGCATTCCGCTGGCCCTGACTGGCGCGGTGCTGGCCCTGTTCGTGACCGGCTCCAGCCTGTCGGTGGTCGTGTTCATCGGTCTGATCATGCTGGCCGGCATCGTGGTCAACAACGCGATCGTCCTGGTCACCCGCATCAATCAGCTGCGTGAAGCGGGTCAGACCCGCCGCGAAGCCATCGTCGAGGCCGGCCGGGCTCGCCTGCGTCCGATCGTGATGACGACCCTGACCACCACCCTGGGCCTGGTGCCCCTCGCCCTGGGTCTGGGTGAGGGCTCGGAGCTCAGAACGCCGATGGCGATCACCGTGATCGGCGGCCTGCTGCTTTCGACCCTGCTGACCCTGGTGGTGATTCCGGTGGTCTACAGCCTGCTCGACCGGCGTCGCACCGAGGCCGATCTGGCCGAGGGGTCGGGGGCATGA
- a CDS encoding DNA polymerase III subunit psi, with amino-acid sequence MTRLDVRAAQRLAAMGIDRWERRPSAVPPEVVAEDIDEARIRLLSGHGEWVLVQQKPWRGEHEALLSDIQALLGADRCRFGQWAEAGQAGVGPAEMQARGVARVLSFGPPIEPLDWSNLIEVPALDALASDAEARRELWRRLAPVLSD; translated from the coding sequence ATGACCCGGCTTGATGTCCGTGCGGCCCAGCGCCTTGCCGCGATGGGCATCGATCGCTGGGAGCGGCGGCCGTCCGCGGTTCCGCCCGAGGTGGTCGCGGAGGACATCGATGAGGCGCGGATTCGTCTGCTCTCCGGTCATGGCGAATGGGTACTGGTTCAGCAGAAGCCCTGGCGAGGTGAGCACGAAGCCCTGTTGTCCGATATCCAGGCCTTGCTGGGCGCCGACCGTTGCCGGTTCGGGCAGTGGGCCGAAGCCGGGCAGGCCGGCGTGGGTCCGGCCGAGATGCAGGCCCGCGGCGTGGCAAGGGTGCTCAGTTTCGGCCCGCCGATCGAGCCGCTGGACTGGTCCAATCTCATCGAAGTGCCTGCCCTGGATGCGCTGGCCTCGGATGCCGAGGCTCGGCGCGAACTCTGGCGGCGGCTGGCGCCGGTATTGAGCGACTGA
- a CDS encoding proline--tRNA ligase: protein MKTSQFHLVTQREVPADAEIASHQLMLRTGMIRKLTSGIYSWTPLGLKVLRKVEAVVREEMDASGCLEMLMPAVQPAELWEETGRWDQFGAQLLKITDRAGREFAFGPTHEEVITEFARGEIRSYKQLPICFYQIQTKFRDEIRPRFGVMRAREFLMKDGYSFHMDADCLDRFYQVMYQTYSRIFERLGLKFKAVAADSGAIGGAVSHEFHVLADSGEDEIAHVPGTDFAANVELAEAIAVGERAAPTQAMEKIATPNARTIADLVEQHGQAIEKTVKTLIVEASEDQGVSLVALMIRGDHELNAVKAEKLPQVAAPLRMASEEEIRAAIGAGPGSLGPIGLELPLVIDRSVALMSDFSAGANEDGFHYVGINWERDLPLPEVADLRKVQAGDPAADGSGHIELIRGIEVGHIFQLGDKYSKAMNAVIMDENGRGQHPIMGCYGIGISRIVAAAIEQNHDENGIIWPEPVAPFDVLILPLNHQKSHRVRETADELYAELQAAGKEVLLDDRPLRPGVMFADAELIGVPHVLVIGDRGLDNGVIEYRRRGGEQKEIALDAVLGLFA, encoded by the coding sequence ATGAAAACCAGTCAGTTCCACCTCGTCACCCAGCGGGAAGTTCCCGCCGATGCCGAAATCGCATCCCATCAGCTGATGCTGCGCACCGGCATGATCCGCAAGCTCACCTCCGGCATCTACAGTTGGACGCCCCTGGGCCTGAAGGTGCTGCGCAAGGTCGAGGCCGTCGTCCGCGAGGAGATGGATGCCTCGGGCTGCCTCGAAATGCTGATGCCGGCGGTCCAGCCCGCCGAGCTCTGGGAAGAGACCGGCCGCTGGGACCAGTTCGGCGCCCAGCTGCTCAAGATCACGGACCGGGCCGGCCGCGAGTTCGCCTTCGGTCCCACCCATGAGGAAGTGATCACCGAATTCGCCCGCGGCGAGATTCGCTCCTACAAGCAGCTGCCGATCTGCTTCTATCAGATCCAGACCAAGTTCCGCGACGAGATCCGCCCGCGCTTCGGCGTGATGCGCGCGCGCGAGTTCCTGATGAAGGATGGCTACTCCTTCCATATGGACGCGGACTGCCTCGATCGCTTCTACCAGGTCATGTACCAGACCTACAGCCGGATCTTCGAGCGCCTGGGTCTGAAGTTCAAGGCCGTGGCCGCCGACTCGGGCGCCATCGGCGGCGCCGTCTCGCACGAATTCCACGTGCTGGCCGATTCCGGGGAAGACGAGATCGCTCACGTCCCGGGCACGGACTTCGCCGCCAACGTCGAGCTGGCCGAAGCGATCGCCGTCGGCGAGCGTGCAGCCCCCACCCAGGCGATGGAGAAGATCGCCACGCCGAACGCCCGGACCATCGCCGATCTGGTCGAACAGCATGGCCAGGCGATCGAGAAGACGGTCAAGACCCTGATCGTCGAAGCGTCGGAAGACCAGGGGGTTTCGCTGGTGGCGCTGATGATTCGTGGTGATCACGAACTCAACGCGGTCAAGGCGGAGAAGCTCCCCCAGGTCGCCGCCCCCCTGCGCATGGCCAGCGAGGAAGAAATCCGTGCCGCGATCGGCGCCGGACCCGGCAGCCTGGGCCCGATCGGCCTCGAGCTGCCGCTGGTCATCGACCGCAGCGTGGCGCTCATGAGCGACTTTTCCGCGGGGGCCAACGAAGATGGCTTCCACTACGTCGGCATCAACTGGGAGCGCGATCTGCCGCTGCCCGAGGTGGCCGATCTGCGCAAGGTCCAGGCCGGCGATCCGGCCGCGGACGGCTCCGGCCACATCGAGCTGATCCGCGGCATCGAGGTCGGCCACATCTTCCAGCTCGGCGACAAGTACTCCAAGGCGATGAACGCCGTGATCATGGACGAGAACGGCCGCGGCCAGCACCCGATCATGGGCTGCTACGGCATCGGCATCTCGCGCATCGTGGCGGCCGCCATCGAGCAGAACCACGACGAGAACGGCATCATCTGGCCCGAACCGGTTGCCCCCTTCGACGTGCTGATCCTGCCGCTCAACCATCAGAAATCGCACCGCGTCCGCGAGACCGCCGACGAGCTCTACGCCGAGCTGCAGGCAGCCGGCAAGGAGGTACTGCTGGACGATCGCCCGCTGCGGCCCGGCGTGATGTTCGCCGATGCCGAACTGATCGGGGTCCCCCATGTGCTGGTGATCGGCGATCGCGGCCTCGACAATGGCGTCATCGAGTATCGCCGGCGCGGTGGCGAGCAGAAGGAGATCGCGCTCGACGCGGTGCTGGGGCTGTTCGCCTGA
- a CDS encoding DUF4124 domain-containing protein, translated as MKAISPFKSRLATLGFLLMGLAFTALPAHAQDEIYKWVDEDGVTHFSTQPPENVNYQRLDVRTRRTTDVAPRTVGESEEGGDRADAAELGTLPEIPQIAAEAPDPELVAERCEQARENLMWLTERTRLSTEDEEGNRRVISEEERQRLIEETRAFITEWC; from the coding sequence ATGAAAGCGATCTCACCGTTCAAATCTCGCTTGGCCACCTTGGGCTTCCTGCTGATGGGTCTGGCCTTCACCGCCCTGCCTGCACACGCTCAGGATGAAATCTACAAGTGGGTCGACGAGGACGGGGTGACGCATTTCTCCACGCAGCCCCCTGAAAACGTCAATTACCAGCGTCTCGACGTTCGCACTCGCCGGACCACCGATGTGGCGCCCCGCACGGTTGGGGAGAGTGAGGAGGGTGGAGACCGTGCCGATGCTGCCGAACTCGGCACGCTACCGGAAATTCCGCAGATCGCCGCAGAAGCCCCGGATCCCGAGCTGGTCGCGGAGCGCTGTGAACAGGCACGCGAGAATCTGATGTGGCTGACCGAGCGCACGCGCCTGTCCACCGAAGACGAGGAAGGCAATCGACGGGTGATCAGTGAAGAGGAACGCCAGCGACTGATCGAAGAAACCCGGGCCTTCATCACCGAGTGGTGCTGA
- a CDS encoding carbon-nitrogen hydrolase family protein, which yields MRVAAAQIAPVWLDREATLARVIEQIDQAAVRGVELVAFGETLVPGYPFWVERTDGARFDSALQKDLFACYVDQAVCIESGHLDGVCDAARRNRMAVVLGVLERPADRGDSVYASAVYLGPDGRIGSVHRKLMPTYEERLVWAIGDGAGLRTHRLGDFTVGALNCWENWMPLARVALQAQGEDLHVAIWPGNARNTREITRFMALEGRSYVLSASGLMRREDLPEGLPHGDRLEEAARDMPWAAGGSCLAGPDGRWLIEPDETTCGLLVADIDSRQVRRARQNFDPSGHYSRPDVFQLQLDRQRQTLLAPIDPDDPRTREN from the coding sequence ATGCGCGTCGCTGCCGCTCAGATCGCGCCGGTCTGGCTGGACCGCGAGGCCACGCTGGCGCGGGTCATCGAGCAGATCGATCAGGCGGCCGTTCGCGGCGTGGAGCTGGTCGCTTTCGGTGAAACCCTGGTCCCCGGCTATCCGTTCTGGGTCGAGCGCACCGATGGTGCTCGCTTCGACAGTGCGCTGCAGAAGGATCTCTTTGCCTGCTACGTCGATCAGGCCGTCTGCATCGAGTCCGGTCACCTGGACGGCGTCTGTGATGCGGCCCGGCGCAACCGGATGGCCGTGGTCCTCGGCGTCCTTGAACGCCCGGCCGATCGTGGTGATAGCGTCTATGCCTCGGCCGTGTACCTGGGGCCGGACGGGCGCATCGGCTCGGTGCACCGAAAGCTGATGCCGACCTACGAAGAGCGCCTGGTCTGGGCGATCGGGGATGGCGCGGGTCTGCGCACGCATCGTCTCGGCGACTTCACGGTCGGCGCGCTGAACTGCTGGGAGAACTGGATGCCCCTGGCCCGGGTGGCGCTCCAGGCCCAGGGTGAGGACCTGCACGTCGCGATCTGGCCGGGCAATGCCCGCAATACTCGTGAAATCACCCGTTTCATGGCCCTGGAAGGTCGAAGCTACGTGCTGTCCGCCTCCGGCCTGATGCGCCGCGAGGACTTGCCCGAGGGCCTGCCCCACGGGGATCGCCTCGAGGAGGCCGCTCGGGACATGCCATGGGCGGCAGGCGGGTCCTGCCTGGCCGGCCCCGACGGGCGCTGGCTGATCGAACCCGATGAGACGACCTGCGGTCTGCTGGTGGCTGACATCGATTCGCGCCAGGTCCGCCGCGCGCGGCAGAACTTCGACCCCAGCGGCCATTATTCCCGCCCCGATGTCTTCCAGCTCCAGCTCGATCGCCAGCGCCAGACCCTGCTGGCCCCGATCGATCCTGACGATCCCCGGACGCGCGAGAACTGA